In Oncorhynchus kisutch isolate 150728-3 linkage group LG7, Okis_V2, whole genome shotgun sequence, one DNA window encodes the following:
- the LOC109894768 gene encoding syntaxin-3-like isoform X3, producing MRIRKSQHAILAKKFVEVMTKYNEAQTDFRDKSKGRIARQLEITGKTTTDEELEEMLEGGNAAVFTAGIMESGISKQALNEIEARHKDIVRLESSIKELHDMFVDIAMLVENQGGMIDKIESNMDQSVGFVERAVADTKKAAKFQQEARRVKLKRSVPDYPQSNLGGWINSGHCLSRDTFSATQRRYTSVRLKAFHPTLSFVFSLSLSFHHFLSLSLTHTHTLSPSFPSLSRSFFKACFPPQILFPLQGFVSISFGSVLF from the exons ATGAGGATCCGGAAGTCCCAG CATGCCATCCTGGCCAAGAAGTTTGTGGAGGTGATGACCAAGTACAACGAGGCTCAGACGGACTTTAGAGACAAGAGCAAAGGCCGCATCGCCCGGCAGCTGGAGATCA CGGGAAAAACAACAACCGACGAGGAGCTGGAGGAGATGTTGGAAGGAGGGAACGCAGCCGTCTTCACCGCAGGG ATCATGGAGTCGGGTATATCAAAGCAGGCGTTGAATGAGATTGAGGCGCGGCACAAAGACATTGTGAGGCTGGAGAGCAGCATCAAAGAGCTTCATGACATGTTCGTGGACATTGCTATGCTGGTGGAGAACCAG GGCGGTATGATTGACAAGATTGAGAGCAACATGGACCAATCGGTGGGCTTCGTAGAGCGGGCGGTTGCCGACACCAAAAAAGCTGCCAAATTTCAGCAGGAGGCCCGTAGG GTGAAGTTGAAGAGGAGTGTCCCAGATTACCCCCAGTCTAACCTGGGTGGATGGATCAACAGTGGACACTGTCTGTCAAGAGATACATTCAGCGCTACTCAGAGGAGATACACCTCAGTCCGGCTAAAGGCCTTCCACCCTACATTGTCtttcgtcttctctctctctctttccttccatcattttctctctctctctctcacacacacacacacactctctccctcttttccctctctctctcgttctttttTTAAGGCATGCTTCCCCCCACAGATCCTTTTCCCACTTCAAGGATTTGTGTCAATTAGCTTTGGTAGTGTGCTTTTTTAA